TGGCCAGTATCGCACTATGTATGCTGCCTGCATCCTGCGGTTCGCCTGCGCGAATTCGGATATCGGATGTTAAACGCTGCATCGTCGTCACTGTTTTCCCTTTCACTGCCAGCAGGCGAAGGCGCAAGTCCAACCAAGCCTCGTGCCACCGGCGTCAGAATGCCACCTGATCTCCGCCCTTGAGGCCGAGAAGCGCGCGTGCCTCCTTAGGGGTTGCAACTTCCAGTGACAAGGCGTCGAGAACGGTGCGGATGCGCTGAACCTGCTCGGCATTGCTGGTCGCGAGCGTGCCCCGACCGTTATAGAGACTGTCTTCGAGACCGACGCGCACATTGCCGCCCATGGCCGCAGCCATGGTGATCATCGGCATCTGATGCCGGCCGGCAGCAAGCACCGAGAAGCTGTAGTCGCCGCCGAAGAGCTTGTCGGCGATGCGCTTCATATGCGTCAGGTTCTCAGGGTCGGCACCGATACCGCCGAGAACACCGAAGACGAACTGGATGAAGAGATGGCCGGAGACGAGGCCCCGATCGCGGAAATGCGCCAGCGAATAGAGGTGGCCGACGTCATAGCACTCGAACTCGAAGCGCGTACCGCAGCCCTGGCCGAGCCGCGTCAGGATGAACTCCATATCGGCGAAGGTGTTCTTGAATATCGAGTTGCGCGTCGCTTCAAGGAGCTGCGGTTCCCATGCATGTTTCCACTCCGTCGGCTTGTCGAGGGCCGGAAAGAGCGCGAAATTCATCGAACCCATGTTCAGCGAGCACATTTCCGGTTCGGCGCGCATTGCGGCGGCGAGCCGATCTTCCAACGCCATCAGCGACGATCCGCCGGTGGAGATGTTCACGACAGCATCGGTCGATTGTTTGATGCGCGGCAGGAACTGCATGAACAATGCCGGATCCGCCGATGGCCGACCGTCCTCAGGGTCCCGTGCGTGCAGATGCAGGATGGACGCGCCGGCCTCGGCAGCTGCGATCGCTTCGGAGGCGATCTGGTCGGGCGTTACAGGCAGGTAGGGCGACATGGTCGGCGTATGCACCGACCCCGTCACCGCGCAGGTGATGATCACTTTGCGCGATGTTCTGGCTTTCGTCATGGTCAAGCCCTCAGCGGTTGACGGGGAGATTGAGTTCTTCGGCGAGCACTTCGAGCACGTCGCCAAGGATGGCAACGATCTCGCCGATCTGTTCGCGCGTGATGATCATCGGCGGGCAGACGAGGAAGTGATCGCCCTCGACGCCGCCGCGCGTGCGCCTGGAATAGATGATCAGGCCGCGCTCATAGGCGAGATCGACCATGCGCTGATGCGCGTTCAACTCCTTCGGCAACGGCTTCATGGTTTCCCGGTCGGAAACGAACTCGGCCGCGAGCAGCAGCCCCTTGCCGCGCACGTCGCCAATGAAGGGGAAGCGGTTGGAAAGCGCCACCAATTCCGCCTTCAAGGCCTCACCCATGGCAGCGGCATTGTCGATCAGGCCGAGGCGATCGATCTCGTCGAGAACGGCAAGACCGGCGGCGCAAGCGAGCGGATTGCCGGCATAGGTAAACCCATGCTGGAAACCGCCGGCGTCAAGCACCGGCTGCACGATCCGCGACGGTGCGGCCATGGCGCCGAGTGGGCAATAGCCGGAGGCAAAGCCCTTCGACAAAGCGATCAGGTCCGGGCGGCAGCTCCAGTGGTCGCCGCCGAGGAACTTTCCGGTCCGGCCGGCGCCGCTCATCACCTCGTCATGGATCAAGAGGATGCCGTACTTGTCGCAGATTTCGCGAATGCGCGGATAGTAGCTGTCTGGCGCCACCAGCGCCCCGGTGGAGGCGCCACCGATCGGCTCCATGATGAAGGCCAGCACGCTCTCCGGGCCTTCCGCCTGGATCTTCTCCTCCAGCAGGTCGGCATATTTGATGCCGCGCTGCTCCATCGTCAGGTTATCCCGGTCAAGATAGGCGGTTGGCGCTGCAACCTTTGGCATCTCGCGCATCATCGGCGAGAAGGGTTCGGAAAGCGCTGCATAGCCTGTCACGGCCAAGGCGCCCAGCGTACCGCCGTGATAGGACGGAAAGCGGGAGATCACTTTCCATCGATCCTTCTGGCCCGTGGCGACGGCCCATTGCCGCGCGAGCTTCAGGCAGGATTCAACCGCTTCCGAGCCGCCGGACACAAAGAAGATCTTGTCCATGCCCTGGGGCAATTTTTCGGCCGCACGGCGCGCCAAGTCTTCGGCAGGCTCGTTCTCGAAATGCAGCCGGTAGGCGAAGGTTACGCGGTCCATCTGGCGCTTCATAGCATCGAGAACATTGCGGTTGCCGTGGCCGATATTGACCACCATGGCGCCGCTGGAGCCGTCGATCACCCGGCGTCCGTCCTGGTCGAAGAGATAGATGCCTTCGGCCCGGTCGACCAGCGGCCGGCGCAGCCGCGACTGGTAGAAGAGATGCGAGGCAGGGCGTTCGTTGGAAGCTGTCGTCTTGAGCATGGCAAATCTCTGTCAGCGATTGAGGTAGTGATTAAGGACATTGGCAGTGACGCGCTCGACCATCGCGTCGCCGCGCTTGAGAGCCGCCACCCATTCGCAACTGCCGGCGTGGAACACCTCGCCTTTGCCGCGCGGAAAATTGACGATCATGCCGCAGCCGCGCTTGACGCGCTCGACGGCAGCCTCGCCATGATCGCCGATCAGCGTTTCGGCGACGAATTTGGCGTCGGCATCCGAGAGGAACTGATCGTCGGCGGGTATGTCGGCGCTTTCCTCCTTCAGCGAGGACATGCCGAGCGCAAGGATTTCAAGCCCGTCCGGCGCGCCGCTGTCTTCGGTCGGCTCCGGCAGACCGCCGCGGATAACGTAGTCGAGGCCGTCGACCTCGTAACCGAAGGCGTGGCCTTCGGCGCCGAGAATATCGCCGTAGTAGATGCCGGTTCCGGCGAAGGCCCAATGCTCGGGTCGGTAGACCGGGAAGCCGCGCGCACCGCGCGGCGCGCAGCCACCCCAGCCAACATAAAGGCCGCGCGTGGCATTGAGCCCGAAGGTCGCAGATCCTGGCCGGCCGATCTCGGCCGCCTCCCAGGAGCCGCTGGTGCGCGTCGGGTCATCCGAGCGAAAGGCCGGGTCTTCTGCACGTGAGCGATACTTGTAACAGACCTGGCGCTTGCCACCGTCTTCGAGGCGCGTCTGCCACATGAAGTTGCCGGCAAAGCGCGCTGCGTGGCCGCCGCGCTCGACGTAACCGTCGACCGCATCGCGCATTTCCCAGGTCCAGTATTCGTCGTGGCCGACAAAGACGACACAGTCATAGCCGTCGAGGATTTCGGGGTTGAAATGCAGCTCATGCTGGCTGGCGAGATCGACGGCATAGCCCTCCCGTTCCGCCCAGCGGAAGAAGTGGCTGTCGTAGCTTGCCCAGCCGGAAGAGGCATATTTCTTGGAATAACCATTGGCATAGGCCCATTCCATATGCGGGTAGCGCGGTGCGACAGCCATCGGCGCATAGATCTCGAGCGGCACGCGCGGCGCATTTGCCGGCAGCATCACGAAGCCGCGGCAGAAGGGCCGCTCGATGCTGACCGTCGTCGCGTACTGATCGCGGTTTGGACCGGTGATGCCCTGGTAGTGGTTGGAGCCTCCCCAGGTGTTGTATGAAGTCCAGGAACCGGTGGCGGCGACCTGCAGCACGCGGCCGGGCTTGCGGCCGGCGAGCGGCCGCACGATGAAGAGATGGTGGCACCCGATCGACTTGCCACCCCTGCCCTCGGCTCTCAGCGTGATACGGTAGGCGCCGGACGGCCAGTTTTCGTCGATCTTGAATTCGAAGCCCGTCTCCCAGCCGCAGCCGAGCACTGAACATTGGTCCGGCGCTTCCTGCCAGCGGACGGAAAGACCGTCACGCTTCAGGACGGTTTGCTCTGTGGCTCCGTCGCGCACGACTTCGATCGAAAATTGAGGCGCAGTGGAGCTGACCTGCAGCCGCACGGTAGCGCCGGGCGGATAGGCATAGGCGTCTGTGTAGCACCAGATCTCGCCGCGCGCGCCGTCCATGCCGGGATATTCGTAGTAGTGACCGAGCACCGCCTCACGGCGCTGTTCCGGCGTCAGTCCGAAATCAGGGTATTGATCCTGATGTCCCATCATTTCCCCCTCATGCAGCCAGATATTTCTTGAGGAACGCGCGCGTGCGCTCCTGGGTCGGCTGGCGGAAGATCTCGCTCGGCGCCCCTTGCTCGACGACGACGCCACCATCCATGAACAGGACACGGTCGGCGACCTCGCCGGCAAAGCGCATCTCGTGCGTGACGATCAGCATCGTCATATGCTCGGCTGCGAGCTGCTTCATGACCGCGTTCACTTCGTCGACCAGCTCCGGGTCGAGCGCTGAGGTCGCCTCGTCGAAGAGCATCACCTTCGGCTGCATCGCAAGCGCGCGAGCAATCGCGACGCGCTGCTTCTGGCCGCCGGAAAGGCGTGACGGAAAGGCATCGATCTTGTCGGCAAGACCCACCTTAGACAAGAGCTCGATCGCAAGCTCGCGTGCCGCGGTCTTCGCCATTCCCTTCAGGACGATCGGCCCCATGGTGATGTTTTGCAGGACCGTCAGGTGCGGGAACAGATTGAAGTGCTGGAACACCATGCCCATCTGCTGGCGCACCGCATTGATGTGCCTTTCGAAGGCCTGGCCCTTCAGGTGCTGGTTGACCTGGACGCCGTCGAGCCAGACTTCGCCGCCATTGAGCGTCTCGAGGTGGTTGATTGACCTGAGAAGCGTGCTCTTGCCGGAGCCGCTCGGGCCGATAATCGCGACGATCTGGCCGCGCGCGACCGAGAGATCGATGCCTTTGAGCACCTCCAGAGCGCCGTAGTTCTTGCGGGCACCCTTGACCTCGACCATGGGTTTCTGTGCGGTCATCGGGAAACCTCCGCGTTCTTTTCGACCTGGCGCAGACCCGCTTCGAGGACGAGATTGAGAATGTAATAGAGTGCCGCGACCGTGATGTAGAATTCGAACGGTCGGAATGTCTCGCTGATCGCAAGCTGGGCCGCATGGACCAGTTCGGCGATGCCGATGATCGAGACCAGCGAGGATTCCTTCAGAAGCACGATCAGGTTGTTGCCCATGGCTGGAATGGTGTTGCGGATCGCCTGCGGCACGATGAAGTACCGCAAGGTCTGCATCCGACCGAAGCCAAGGCTGCGGGCACCCTCCGTTTGCCCGACATCGACGGCGACGATACCGGCACGAAGGATGTCGGCATTGTAGACGGCAAAGTGCAGGCCGAGACCGATGATGCCGGCGATCAGCGCCGGGATCTTGAAGCCCAATTGTCCGAGCCCGTAATAGATCAGGAAAAGCTGTAGAAGCAGCGGCGTGCCCATGAACAGCCACATGAATGCCCGTACCGGCAAGGCCACCGTCTTCGGCGCATAGAGAACAACGAGAGCGAAAACGATGCCGAAGATGAAGCTGATCGCGGCGGCGGATATGGTGAGGACGACCGTCCACCAGACGCCCATCCAGATGATATCGGCATAGGGCGGAACGACGCTGAAATCGAGACCTTGCATGTGACCGTCCCCCCTCAGGCTATGGCGTAGCGTCGGTCAAGCAGATCGACGATCCGCGCGAGGACATAGACGATGAGCATGTAGAGCACGGCGGCAACGCCAAAAATCTCGAATGGCTTGTAGGTCGAGCCGATATAGCGTTGTGCCGTGTAGGTGAGTTCGACCACGGAGATCGTCGAGACGAGCGCGGAGCCTTTGACGAGAGCAACAGCGTTGACGCCAAGTGGCCGGATCATCAGCCTTGCCGCCTGCGGCAGTACCACCTTGCGCATGGTCTGGAACCGGCTGAAGCCAATCGAGCGCGCCGCTTCCGTCTGGCCGCGATCAACCGAGAGCACGGCTCCGCGAATGGATTCCGCCATATAGGCGCCGATGTTGAGCCCCAGCCCGATGACGCCGGCGGCAAACGGTTCGAGATTGATACCGACCTGCGGGCCGCCGAAATAGAGCACGAAGAGCTGGATCAGGCATGGCGTGCCGCGAAACAGGCTGACATAGGCCGTGCCGAGGGCCCGCAGCAGGAATGAGCGCGACATCTTGGCGGCAGCTATCAGGAACGCGACCACCAAGCCGAGGGCGAGCGCAAGTACCGATATCTCGATCGTGATCCATGCCGCTTCCACGAAGAACGGGAAGACGCGCTGCACCAGCGAAACGTCCATTGGGAAACTCCGGAAGGCAAACTCGTGACTTCCGGCCGCGGCTTTCGCAGCGGCCGGAGTGCGGGAGGCGTCAGGTCAGCGGATGTCGCTGCCGACCCATTCCATGGCAATCTTCTCGTAGGAGCCGTCTGCCAGCATGTCCTCGAGCGCCTTCTGCATCGCCGCTTTCAGTTCCGGGTTGTTCTTGCGGATCGCGATGCCGATCGCAACGCTGCCGCCTTCGATGTCGGGGGTTTCCAGGCGACGGACCTTCTCGCCGGTTTCCTTGACGGCGACCATGACCGGGATGTTGTCGACGACGATCGCATCGACACGGCCGCTCTTCAGTTCCATCAGCAGTTCCGGCAGACCCTTGTAGGTGCGCACGTCCCAGCCGCCCTGCTCGCGCGCCCATTTTTCGTGGGTTTCGCCGAGCGTCACGCCGAGGGTCTTGCCCTTGAGTTCGTCAAGTTTCTGAACGGTCGACTCCTCGCTTACGAAGACGGCGCGACCGGCATGGTAGTAGGGGCCGACAAAATCGACGACCTTCTCGCGCTCCGGCGTAATCGTCATCGAGCCGACGATGGTGTCGTACTTGTTGGCGAGCAGCCCGGCGATAATGCCGTCCCACGCAGTCGTCACCAACGTGCCCTTGACGCCGACGCGCTCGGCGATCGCCTGGCCGATCGAGGCGTCGAAGCCGACGACCTGGTTTTCTTCATTGACGAAGTTGAACGGCGGATACTGGCCCGACATCGCGATCTTCAGTTCGCCGGCCGCCTTGACGCTCTCGAGGTCGTCGGCCTTGGCCGAGACGGCGGAAAATGTCGCAGCAATGGTCAGCGTAGCGGCCAGCAGGCCGGAGAATAGGCTCTTCATGAAATGTTCCTTGCTCCTCTGGAATGAACGCGCCTTCTTGTGCGCTTGGGATCGGCATCGAGGCATCTTCCGAATTTCATGATTGCTTCTGCGTCAGCATTGCGCAAATAGATAATGGGAATAGAAGGCATAGATTTGAGGAATGGCTTCACCTCGATTGGAACGGCTCGTCTGGGAGCTTGACTGGAACCTTTTGCGTACCTTTGTGGTGATCGCCGAAGTCAAGAGCATCACGCGCGCAGCCGAACGGCTGAACCTCAAACAACCAAGCGTCAGCAACGCTCTGCGCCGACTGGAAGATCGCGTCGGCCGCCGGCTGGTTGAGCGTGATGCGACGCGTTTCGATCTCACCGAGGTTGGGCAGTTGCTCTACGAGCAAAGCGTCGAGGTGTTCGGCACGATCTCGCAATTGCCGCTGCTCGTGCGCGGCGTTAGCGACGATGTCACGGGCCACGTCACGATCGCGGTGGCGAGCCATGTGGTCTCGCCGATTTTCGACCGGGCGCTGATGGAGTTTCATCGCAGCTACCCGCGTGCGACCTTGACCATCAACGTTGCACCGAGCGGCGAGGTGACACGGCAACTCCGGGAGAAACGGGCCTCCTTCGGCCTGTGTCTCGTCAGCGTGCGTGATCCCGCGCTCGACTACCTGATGATGTATAGGGAATTCTTCGGCTTCTTCTGTGGCCCGCACCACCGACTGTTCGGAAAGGAAGGGTTGAAGCTTGGCGACCTCAAGGGAGAAACCTCGGTGTCCTTCCACACCGACCACATTGCCGATGCGCTCCGGCCCGTCGCTCTGCTGCGCAGCGAGGCCAAGCTCAACGCCAACGTCGTCGGCGTTTCGTCAAGTCTGGAAGAGGTGCGCCGGATGACGCTTGCAGGTCTCGGCGTCGGCTCGCTGCCGCTGCACGTTGCCCGCCGTGATGTGGCCGATGGTCTCCTCTGGCGCCTGCCGCCCTACGACAATCCGCCCGCCATCGACATCTTCATGCTGACAAACCCTGAAAAGGCGCTGAACCGCGCCGAGAAGGCGCTGATCGCCGGCTTGCAGAGCCTGATTAACGAGACACCGGCCGAAGAGCGGGTCTACGCCGACTGATCGCGAGACAGCGCCCGCTCATCCGACAATAGCGTCTCGGCCCGTGTCCGCGCGTCCGGCTCGAGCGCTATCGCGGCGCGTGCCTGAAGGTCGAACCGCACCGTCGTTGTCCTGTTGACCGCATGTACGACACCATCGAGCGTTCCGGACATCACCTGCTCGAAGGTGACCGACGAGCGTCCAAGCTTGATGACGCGCGAACGAATGGTGAGGAGCGTTCCCGCCTTGGTCTCGTGCTTGTACTCGACCTCGGCGCGCACATCCGCCCAGCCCCTGGTCGGGTCTGATTCGGCCTCGACCCCGGCGATATGGCCGAGAAGCTGGAAACTCGCATCATCGAACATCGCCGCGTAGTGGCGCACGTTCATATGCCCCATCGTGTCGCACATCCACGGGTGGGCGACACCGACGTAGGTTGTCAAAGGCTGGATGGACATGGCGCGCGCCTCATTGATCGAATTGTGTTCGCGAGACATAGCGGATGCTTGACGCTTCTGTCCATTGCGGCCGAGAACGGCATACTTTCAACGTTCGCCTCCATTCCGTTTTGACAAAAGGCGCGAAAATTCCGTGGGTAAGCGCACTTGCTTCCAACGATGGCTAGGCGCGGCGTGGTTGCCTTCCTAGATTGGCCGCTTGCAATGTGAGGAGGAATGAAGCGTGAAAGTCTATCTCGCTGGCCCGGAAGTTTTTCTGTCCAATTCGGTCGAGATCCAGAAGGAGAAAGCGGCGCTGGCGCGCGCGGCTGGCTTCACGCCACTGGTTCCAGGTGATCTCGAGATCCCTCCGGCTCCCACCAAACATGAGCGTGGTCTGGCGATCTACGCCGTCGACGAGGGCATGATGCTTGCCTCCGACATGATCATTGCCAATCTGACGCCGTTTCGCGGTATCAGTGCCGACGTCGGAACGGTGTTCGAACTGGGTTTCATGTGCGGCCACGGCAAGCACGTTTACGCCTATACAAATACTTCGCGCAGCTATTACGAGCGGATCCTCAACGATCACTACAATGGCAACGCTGCGCTGCGCCCTGACGGACGCATGGCTGGCCCCGACGGCCTCAGCATCGAAGATTTCGACATGGCCGACAATCTCATGCTGGATGGCGGCATCCTTCGCCGCGAGGGCGCGCTGATCAAACGCGAGGTGCCTGAGGCCGATCGCTTCACTGATCTGGAAGCTTTCAAGGAATGCCTCGCCATCGCTGCGAGGCGGCACCTGACTTAAACATAACAGGCTCCGCTGTCTCTTTTGGAGCCAGCGCCCGTCTCTAGTCGGTGGCGCAAGGCCAACCTGTTGGCGTCTTCAATTCGGCCGGCAATTTGGTCGAGCCGTCGCCGCAGGCCATGTCGACCTGCTCCTGCTCAA
The nucleotide sequence above comes from Ensifer adhaerens. Encoded proteins:
- a CDS encoding 3-keto-5-aminohexanoate cleavage protein: MTKARTSRKVIITCAVTGSVHTPTMSPYLPVTPDQIASEAIAAAEAGASILHLHARDPEDGRPSADPALFMQFLPRIKQSTDAVVNISTGGSSLMALEDRLAAAMRAEPEMCSLNMGSMNFALFPALDKPTEWKHAWEPQLLEATRNSIFKNTFADMEFILTRLGQGCGTRFEFECYDVGHLYSLAHFRDRGLVSGHLFIQFVFGVLGGIGADPENLTHMKRIADKLFGGDYSFSVLAAGRHQMPMITMAAAMGGNVRVGLEDSLYNGRGTLATSNAEQVQRIRTVLDALSLEVATPKEARALLGLKGGDQVAF
- a CDS encoding aspartate aminotransferase family protein translates to MLKTTASNERPASHLFYQSRLRRPLVDRAEGIYLFDQDGRRVIDGSSGAMVVNIGHGNRNVLDAMKRQMDRVTFAYRLHFENEPAEDLARRAAEKLPQGMDKIFFVSGGSEAVESCLKLARQWAVATGQKDRWKVISRFPSYHGGTLGALAVTGYAALSEPFSPMMREMPKVAAPTAYLDRDNLTMEQRGIKYADLLEEKIQAEGPESVLAFIMEPIGGASTGALVAPDSYYPRIREICDKYGILLIHDEVMSGAGRTGKFLGGDHWSCRPDLIALSKGFASGYCPLGAMAAPSRIVQPVLDAGGFQHGFTYAGNPLACAAGLAVLDEIDRLGLIDNAAAMGEALKAELVALSNRFPFIGDVRGKGLLLAAEFVSDRETMKPLPKELNAHQRMVDLAYERGLIIYSRRTRGGVEGDHFLVCPPMIITREQIGEIVAILGDVLEVLAEELNLPVNR
- a CDS encoding N,N-dimethylformamidase beta subunit family domain-containing protein; its protein translation is MMGHQDQYPDFGLTPEQRREAVLGHYYEYPGMDGARGEIWCYTDAYAYPPGATVRLQVSSTAPQFSIEVVRDGATEQTVLKRDGLSVRWQEAPDQCSVLGCGWETGFEFKIDENWPSGAYRITLRAEGRGGKSIGCHHLFIVRPLAGRKPGRVLQVAATGSWTSYNTWGGSNHYQGITGPNRDQYATTVSIERPFCRGFVMLPANAPRVPLEIYAPMAVAPRYPHMEWAYANGYSKKYASSGWASYDSHFFRWAEREGYAVDLASQHELHFNPEILDGYDCVVFVGHDEYWTWEMRDAVDGYVERGGHAARFAGNFMWQTRLEDGGKRQVCYKYRSRAEDPAFRSDDPTRTSGSWEAAEIGRPGSATFGLNATRGLYVGWGGCAPRGARGFPVYRPEHWAFAGTGIYYGDILGAEGHAFGYEVDGLDYVIRGGLPEPTEDSGAPDGLEILALGMSSLKEESADIPADDQFLSDADAKFVAETLIGDHGEAAVERVKRGCGMIVNFPRGKGEVFHAGSCEWVAALKRGDAMVERVTANVLNHYLNR
- a CDS encoding amino acid ABC transporter ATP-binding protein, which translates into the protein MTAQKPMVEVKGARKNYGALEVLKGIDLSVARGQIVAIIGPSGSGKSTLLRSINHLETLNGGEVWLDGVQVNQHLKGQAFERHINAVRQQMGMVFQHFNLFPHLTVLQNITMGPIVLKGMAKTAARELAIELLSKVGLADKIDAFPSRLSGGQKQRVAIARALAMQPKVMLFDEATSALDPELVDEVNAVMKQLAAEHMTMLIVTHEMRFAGEVADRVLFMDGGVVVEQGAPSEIFRQPTQERTRAFLKKYLAA
- a CDS encoding amino acid ABC transporter permease, which codes for MQGLDFSVVPPYADIIWMGVWWTVVLTISAAAISFIFGIVFALVVLYAPKTVALPVRAFMWLFMGTPLLLQLFLIYYGLGQLGFKIPALIAGIIGLGLHFAVYNADILRAGIVAVDVGQTEGARSLGFGRMQTLRYFIVPQAIRNTIPAMGNNLIVLLKESSLVSIIGIAELVHAAQLAISETFRPFEFYITVAALYYILNLVLEAGLRQVEKNAEVSR
- a CDS encoding amino acid ABC transporter permease, translated to MDVSLVQRVFPFFVEAAWITIEISVLALALGLVVAFLIAAAKMSRSFLLRALGTAYVSLFRGTPCLIQLFVLYFGGPQVGINLEPFAAGVIGLGLNIGAYMAESIRGAVLSVDRGQTEAARSIGFSRFQTMRKVVLPQAARLMIRPLGVNAVALVKGSALVSTISVVELTYTAQRYIGSTYKPFEIFGVAAVLYMLIVYVLARIVDLLDRRYAIA
- a CDS encoding ABC transporter substrate-binding protein; the protein is MKSLFSGLLAATLTIAATFSAVSAKADDLESVKAAGELKIAMSGQYPPFNFVNEENQVVGFDASIGQAIAERVGVKGTLVTTAWDGIIAGLLANKYDTIVGSMTITPEREKVVDFVGPYYHAGRAVFVSEESTVQKLDELKGKTLGVTLGETHEKWAREQGGWDVRTYKGLPELLMELKSGRVDAIVVDNIPVMVAVKETGEKVRRLETPDIEGGSVAIGIAIRKNNPELKAAMQKALEDMLADGSYEKIAMEWVGSDIR
- a CDS encoding LysR family transcriptional regulator, encoding MASPRLERLVWELDWNLLRTFVVIAEVKSITRAAERLNLKQPSVSNALRRLEDRVGRRLVERDATRFDLTEVGQLLYEQSVEVFGTISQLPLLVRGVSDDVTGHVTIAVASHVVSPIFDRALMEFHRSYPRATLTINVAPSGEVTRQLREKRASFGLCLVSVRDPALDYLMMYREFFGFFCGPHHRLFGKEGLKLGDLKGETSVSFHTDHIADALRPVALLRSEAKLNANVVGVSSSLEEVRRMTLAGLGVGSLPLHVARRDVADGLLWRLPPYDNPPAIDIFMLTNPEKALNRAEKALIAGLQSLINETPAEERVYAD
- a CDS encoding acyl-CoA thioesterase, whose amino-acid sequence is MSIQPLTTYVGVAHPWMCDTMGHMNVRHYAAMFDDASFQLLGHIAGVEAESDPTRGWADVRAEVEYKHETKAGTLLTIRSRVIKLGRSSVTFEQVMSGTLDGVVHAVNRTTTVRFDLQARAAIALEPDARTRAETLLSDERALSRDQSA
- a CDS encoding nucleoside 2-deoxyribosyltransferase, translating into MKVYLAGPEVFLSNSVEIQKEKAALARAAGFTPLVPGDLEIPPAPTKHERGLAIYAVDEGMMLASDMIIANLTPFRGISADVGTVFELGFMCGHGKHVYAYTNTSRSYYERILNDHYNGNAALRPDGRMAGPDGLSIEDFDMADNLMLDGGILRREGALIKREVPEADRFTDLEAFKECLAIAARRHLT